A single window of Engraulis encrasicolus isolate BLACKSEA-1 chromosome 20, IST_EnEncr_1.0, whole genome shotgun sequence DNA harbors:
- the LOC134436833 gene encoding uncharacterized protein LOC134436833: protein MGHPAPAHINPVTHPQPQPHPHLPHPQPHTCTPQSLTPAPSPVPHTHTPVSAALMICAPVSRAQHCSDRILHPEPIPQTQPHILNQANRPKPHIQNQANRPSSHIQNQAHRPKPSPSPSTPQEPGQQNQALQPHVHPQSIYSPSTQRAHTVPTAPSPTPYPQPHSPKPSPSPSTPPSPTPYPNPHSPTPYPQSQAPALLLI, encoded by the exons ATGGGCCACCCTGCCCCAGCTCACATAAACCCAGTCACACACCCACAGCCTCAgcctcacccccacctcccccatccccagccccacacatgcacaccccagTCTCtaaccccagccccatccccagtcccacacacgcacacgccagtcTCAGCCGCCCTGATGATCTGTGCTCCCGTGTCTAGGGCGCAACACTGCTCCGACAGAATCCTACATCCAGAACCAATCCCACAGACCCAACCCCACATCCTGAATCAGGCCAACAGGCCCAAACCCCATATCCAGAACCAAGCCAACAGGCCCAGCTCCCACATCCAGAACCAAGCCCACAGACCCAAACCCAGCCCCAGTCCATCTACGCCCCAAGAACCAGGCCAACAG AACCAAGCCCTACAGCCCCACGTCCATCCCCAGTCCATCTACAGCCCATCTACACAACGTGCCCACACCGTACCCACAGCCCCAAGCCCCACACCGTACCCACAGCCCCACAGCCCCAAACCCAGTCCCAGTCCATCTACACCACCAAGCCCCACGCCGTACCCAAACCCCCACAGCCCCACACCGTACCCACAGTCCCAAGCCCCGGCTTTGCTCCTCATCTAA